A window of the Pyrinomonadaceae bacterium genome harbors these coding sequences:
- a CDS encoding carboxypeptidase-like regulatory domain-containing protein, whose protein sequence is MRLSTPWYKRTPVIVALIPVLGGLVVAGVKLIPLTFNQGNKNESFIGKVSDTKGTTRIRGAKVSLEGKGLPPVLYTDSEGVFKFDLSQELDEIKIVVEADGYVPFDRRLRVSAKREIEDIRLSPVSDTKANLSGTVLDSHDQPLQGALVTLDDFPGMAPVHTSTDGVFNLSEIPKKYGEGVRVRVVLVGYQPNPYTEDVVLGKAPPIIKLRKK, encoded by the coding sequence ATGAGATTATCGACTCCTTGGTATAAGAGGACTCCCGTTATCGTTGCTCTCATACCGGTGTTAGGCGGACTGGTAGTAGCGGGCGTTAAGCTCATACCACTCACGTTTAATCAAGGGAACAAGAATGAATCATTTATCGGAAAGGTTTCCGATACTAAGGGTACAACGCGAATTCGGGGCGCCAAAGTAAGTCTGGAGGGAAAGGGGCTGCCTCCGGTTCTTTACACTGATTCAGAGGGCGTATTCAAATTTGATCTGTCTCAGGAACTTGATGAGATCAAGATTGTAGTTGAAGCAGACGGATATGTGCCTTTTGACAGGCGACTGCGAGTGTCTGCAAAAAGAGAAATCGAGGATATTCGGCTAAGTCCCGTATCAGACACCAAAGCGAATCTGTCGGGCACAGTGCTGGACAGCCACGACCAGCCGCTTCAGGGCGCGCTGGTCACGCTCGATGACTTTCCTGGAATGGCGCCCGTTCACACTTCCACCGATGGAGTCTTCAATCTAAGCGAGATTCCCAAGAAGTATGGAGAAGGAGTACGCGTCCGGGTAGTCCTAGTCGGCTATCAGCCTAACCCTTACACGGAAGATGTAGTACTAGGTAAGGCACCTCCGATAATCAAGCTGCGAAAAAAATGA